Sequence from the Rhizomicrobium sp. genome:
CGAGCGCGGTCTCGCCGATCGGCTCGGCGACGATCGCCTGGAAGTTTGGCGCCACGGCCTGGGCCAGCATGCCGCCGCGCGCCTCGATGATGCCGGTGATGGTCAGCGAATTCCACAGCGTCTCGCCGAAGCCGTGGCCGAGGAGGAATTTCTGCTGCTCGACCGTCGGATAGGGTCCGCGCTTGAGCAGGCGCAGCGAGGCGTCGATCACCGGAAAGCCGCGGACGGCGAGCTGCGCGCCCCATGCCTTCACGGCCGGCCAGCGGTTCAGCGTGCGCGGCGAGATATAGGCGCCCTCGGCGTCGAAGCCGCCATGCAGGCGATAGCCGGCTTCGACCTGCGGCCGGGCATAGGCGTGGTCGGCCATGATCTCGTCGCGCGTGTAGCTGAGCTGGACCATGGAATTCCTCCGTAGACGGACCGTCGAGCGCGATCCTTGCGCTGATAGTTTGTCAGGTCCGCCGCCCTGTCAACGCCAGGGGTTACGCGGCGTACACCTTCCGGACATCGAAGACCGCAACAAAACGTCAATCGGTTGAAGGTCTTGCAACGCCCTGGGGACACTTTCGCGACCGGCGGGGGCGAGCCTTGCGAGGCGCGGAGGGCCGTACCCGGCATCCGCCCAACCCCAAGGAGTACAGCATGAAACGGAGAATCGTATTCGCGGTCGCGTTCGGGGCCGCGATCGGCCTGGGCATCGGCGCCGCGCTGGCCAGCGAGCCGGGCTTGGCTTTGGGCCCCCCTCATCCTGCCGTCTCCTCAACTTCGGCGGAGTCCGAGGCCTAAGGCTTCAGCGCCTTCACCAGGAAGCGCGTCAGGTTGTCCAGCACTTCGGCGCGGGGGCGCTGGCTGCGGGCGCCTTCGCTGGCGGTCTGGTGGATCGCGCCGAGAATCGCCTGGCCGACGATCTCGGGATTGTAGGTGGTGCAGGCATGGCCGGTGCGCTGCGCCTCGCGCACGAGGTCGCCCCAGTCCAGGCCCCAGCGCACCAGGAGCGGCGTCGCCTGCGCGCCTTCGGCGTCGATCACCAGCTCGTCGGTCATCGCGGCCGCGAGCACGCCGGGATGCTCGGCGGAATATTCGTAGACCGCCTTCAGGTTCGCGGCGATCGTGTTCTCCAGCGTCGGCGATTTGGGCTCGCGCTGCTTCATGTAGTCGTGCAGCTCCTCGCGCGCGTCGTCCACGAAGGCGAGGAAGCAGGCCTTCTTGTCGGGATAGTGCAGGTAGAAGGTGCCATGGCCCAGCCCCGCCTCGCGCGCGATGTCCTGCGGCCGGGTGGCGTGATAGCCGCGCTCGACGAACAGCTTGCGCGCGGCGCGCTTCAGCTTGGCGAGGCTTTCGGGCTTGCGCCGTATCGGGCGGGTATCGGAGGCCGCGTTGGCCGCAGTCGCGTGATCCATGGCGCGAGCTTCTCTCGCGTTTACACCCTAAGTCAATCTTGCGCGCTTCGCGGCGCCGGCGCGGCGCGCTAGACTGGCGCGCATTCGCGGGAGGAAATCATGCGCAAGACCTGGCTCGGCTTCGCGGCGGCGGCGGCCGTTCTTGCCCTTGCGACACCCTCGTTCTCGATGGGCAGCGGTGGGAGCGGCGGCGCGACCGAGCCGGCCACGAGCGACTACGCGATCGCGGTGAAGCTCATCAAGCACGAGATGTACGCGCAGGCGATTCCGCATCTGCTGATCGCGCTGGCCGACAACCCGGACGACGCCGATACGCTGAACTATCTGGGCTACACCAAGCGCATGACGGGCGATTTTCCCGCCTCGCTCGGCTACTACAAGCGGGCGCTGGCCTTGAAGCCGGACCACAAGGGCGCGCACGAATATCTCGGCGAGCTGTATCTGCAGATGCACGATCCGGCGTCGGCGCAGAAGGAACTCGACACGCTGGCGAGCCTGTGCCCGGACGGCTGCGAGGAACGCGACACGCTGACCAAGGCGATCGCGGCCTATGGCGCGGGCGCGCCGGCGCCGAAGGGCTGGTAGCTACGCCGCCTTCTTCTTCTGCTGCAGCACGCGCCATACCCGCTCGGGGGTCGCGGGCATGTCGATGTGGACCACGCCGAGCGCGTCGGCGATGGCGCTCATCACCGCGGGCAGCGCGCCCACCGTGCCGGCCTCGCCGCAACCCTTGGCGCCCAAGGGGTTGGTGACGCAGGGGATCTCTTCGTATTTGAAGTCGATGTCCGGCATGTCGGAGGCGCGCGGCATGGCGTAGTCGGTGAAGCTCGCGGTCAGGAGCTGGCCCGAACTCTCGTCATAGACGATGTTCTCCAGCAGCGCCTGGCCGAGGCCCTGGACGACGCCGCCATGGACCTGGCCCGCCACCAGCATCGGATTGATGATGCGGCCGAAATCGTCGAGCACATGGTAGCTCGCGACCTGGGTGTGGCCGGTGTCGGGATCGATCTCGACCTCGCAGACATGGCAGCCGTTCGGGAAGGTCGGCGCCTGACCCTGGAAGAGGCCGTCGCTGTCGAGGCCGTTCTCAAAGCCGGGAAGTTTCTCGCGCTTGAGCGTGACGGCGAGCTCGCCGACGCTGATGCTCTGGCCGGTGCCCGCCACCGCGAAGGTGCCGACGCCCTCGACCACCGCAAAGCCGACCTCCTTGCCGCCGGCCTGGAGCACCTGCCCCGCCGCGACCTTGCCTTTCTTGATCACCTCGTCCGACGAGACCAGAAGCGCGCCGCCCGACATGTTGAGCGAACGCGAGCCGCCGGTGCCACCGCCGTTCACCCAGGTCGTGTCGCCCTGCTTGACGGTGATGGATTCGAACGGCACGCCGAGCTTCTCGGCGACGAGCTGGGCGAAGGAGGTCTCGTGGCCCTGCCCGTTCGATTGCGTGCCGCAATAGAGCTCGACGCCGCCATTCTCTGTGAACTTGATCGCAGCCGGCTCCTGGCCGGCGGCGCCGGTGATCTCGACGTAATAGGCGAAGCCGAATCCGCGCAGCCTGCCGCGCTTCGCCGATTCCGCCTTGCGAGCGGGAAAGCCCTGCTGGTCGGCGCGCTTGAGGCCCTCGGCGAGGAGGCGCGGATAGTCGCCGGAATCGTATTTGATGCCCCAGGGATTGGCGTAGGGCAGTTCGTCCGGGGACGGAAGATTGCGCTTGCGGATCTCCACCGCGTCGATGCCGGTCTGGGCTGCGGCGGCGTCCATCAGCCGCTCCATAAGGTAGGCGGCCTCGGGGCGGCCGGCGCCGCGATAGGCGTCGACCGGCGCGGAGTTCGAGAAATAGCCCTTCACGTTCGTCCAGGCCCTGGGCACGCGGTAGACGCCGCCGAAGATGCGGCTGCCGGCGAGCGTGGGGATGAACGGCGCGTAGACGGAGAGATAGCCGCCCATGTTCGCGGTGCCGGTGAAGCGGAGCGCGAGGATCTTGCCGTCCTTGTCGAGCGCGAGTTCGCCGGTGGTGATCATGTCGCGGCCGTGGTCGTCGGCGAGGAAGCTTTCGGTGCGCTCGGCGCTCCAGCGCACCGGGCGGCCGGTCTTGCGGGCGCCGATCAGGACGGCGGGCTGTTCGGGATAGAGAAAGCCCTTCATGCCGAAGCCGCCGCCGACGTCCTTGGTGATGACGCGCAGCTTGTCGACCGGCACGCCGAGGATGCGGGTCGCCAGCGCGCCGCGGATGTTCGCCGCGCCCTGCGAGGTGACGTAGAGCGTATAGGCGTCGGCCGCCGCGTCGTAGAGGCCGATCGCGTTGCGGGTTTCCATCGGCATGGCGCTGACGCGGTTCTGCACGACCTTGAGCGAGACGGTGTGGGCGGCGGATGCGAAGGCGGCGGCGGTGCCGGCCTCGTCGCCATCGGCCCAGTCGAAGCTTTCATTGCCGGGCGCGCTTTCCCATATCTGCGGGCCGGTGGGCGCCGCGGTCAGCGTGCCGGCGGCGTCGAGCGCCTCGTATTCGACGGCGATGAGTTCGGCGGCATCCTTGGCCTGGGCATAGGTCTCGGCGATCACCATGGCGACGGCCTCGCCGATGAAGGTGACGCGGTCGCCGGCGAGCACCGCCTTGGGCGAGGTGCGGGTCGAGGAGCCGTCGCGGTTCTTGACCGGCGCCATCAGCGGCATCGGATTGACGCCGTAGGTCGCCAGATCGGCATGGGTCAGCACATCGACCACGCCGG
This genomic interval carries:
- a CDS encoding TetR/AcrR family transcriptional regulator; translated protein: MDHATAANAASDTRPIRRKPESLAKLKRAARKLFVERGYHATRPQDIAREAGLGHGTFYLHYPDKKACFLAFVDDAREELHDYMKQREPKSPTLENTIAANLKAVYEYSAEHPGVLAAAMTDELVIDAEGAQATPLLVRWGLDWGDLVREAQRTGHACTTYNPEIVGQAILGAIHQTASEGARSQRPRAEVLDNLTRFLVKALKP
- a CDS encoding tetratricopeptide repeat protein codes for the protein MRKTWLGFAAAAAVLALATPSFSMGSGGSGGATEPATSDYAIAVKLIKHEMYAQAIPHLLIALADNPDDADTLNYLGYTKRMTGDFPASLGYYKRALALKPDHKGAHEYLGELYLQMHDPASAQKELDTLASLCPDGCEERDTLTKAIAAYGAGAPAPKGW
- a CDS encoding xanthine dehydrogenase family protein molybdopterin-binding subunit, whose protein sequence is MKFGVGQSVKRTEDIRFVTGQGQYTDDLRFTDETHACFHRSPHGHAKILSVDVSAAKEAPGVVDVLTHADLATYGVNPMPLMAPVKNRDGSSTRTSPKAVLAGDRVTFIGEAVAMVIAETYAQAKDAAELIAVEYEALDAAGTLTAAPTGPQIWESAPGNESFDWADGDEAGTAAAFASAAHTVSLKVVQNRVSAMPMETRNAIGLYDAAADAYTLYVTSQGAANIRGALATRILGVPVDKLRVITKDVGGGFGMKGFLYPEQPAVLIGARKTGRPVRWSAERTESFLADDHGRDMITTGELALDKDGKILALRFTGTANMGGYLSVYAPFIPTLAGSRIFGGVYRVPRAWTNVKGYFSNSAPVDAYRGAGRPEAAYLMERLMDAAAAQTGIDAVEIRKRNLPSPDELPYANPWGIKYDSGDYPRLLAEGLKRADQQGFPARKAESAKRGRLRGFGFAYYVEITGAAGQEPAAIKFTENGGVELYCGTQSNGQGHETSFAQLVAEKLGVPFESITVKQGDTTWVNGGGTGGSRSLNMSGGALLVSSDEVIKKGKVAAGQVLQAGGKEVGFAVVEGVGTFAVAGTGQSISVGELAVTLKREKLPGFENGLDSDGLFQGQAPTFPNGCHVCEVEIDPDTGHTQVASYHVLDDFGRIINPMLVAGQVHGGVVQGLGQALLENIVYDESSGQLLTASFTDYAMPRASDMPDIDFKYEEIPCVTNPLGAKGCGEAGTVGALPAVMSAIADALGVVHIDMPATPERVWRVLQQKKKAA